DNA sequence from the Streptomyces sp. MST-110588 genome:
GTTCTGTTACAAGCGGCCGATTGACCGGGGGCGGCCGACCGCAGGACACTTCCGGCTACCGGGGCGGGCCCAGGGGGGAACATGGCCGACCAAGGACGACCTGACGTGCGACCGGACGCGGACGACGGCGGGCAGGTCACACGGGGCGTGGGAGACGTACGGGTCACCAGGGGCTCGGACGCGAAGGGCACGCCGGACGCGCCGGACTCGTACCGGGAACACAACGAACACCGGGAACACAACGAACACGAGGAGAGCGAGACGCGCGGGAAGCCCGACGCGTACGGTGATCAGTACACGCCGAGCGCGGGGCGGGACACGGACATCGTCCCCTTCGGCGCCTCGGGGGAGTGCCGCGGGCCGCGTACGTACGAAGCGGTCCTCGATTCCCTGCGCAGGACGGACGCGACGGACGTCCTGCTCTTCGCGCACGGCTGGAACAACACCTACGACAAGGCCATACGGTGGTACGGATCGTTCCTGGCCGGCGTGGCGGACACGCCCGGCCTGCGGGCCCACCCCATCGGCGTCGTCTGGCCCAGCACCGCCCTCGTCCTGCCCGGGGAGAGAGGGCCGGCGATGGCCGGGTGGGGGGCGGCGCGGGAAGCCGCGGCGCCCGCCGGACCGGGCGGCGCCGCCGTCACCGAGGAGCTGGACCCCCGATTACGGGGACGCTACGAGCAGTTGGCGGGAGCGTCCCGGCTGGGCGCCGAGGAGGCGGCGGAGTTCGCCCGCATCCTCGCGCCGCTGTGGGGACGGGAGGTGGCGGCCGAGGACCTGCTGTGGCGCTGGCGGCAGACACCGGACCTGCTGACGGACGGCGCGGATGGTGCGGATAGCGCGGATGGCGAAGACGACGCGGGTGCTGTCCAGGGGAACCAGGAGCCGGGCCGGGAAGAGGAGCGGCACGGCCGCGTGCCAGGGGAGTTCGGGTTCGTCGGCAAGTGGGGAGGGGACCCGTACCCGCAGGAGCCCGACTCCGCCGGGGCGCTCGGCTGGGCCGACCCCCGGCTGCTCATCCGCCTCACCACCGTCCTGCTCATGAAGGACCGCGCCGCCCGCGTCGGCGCCCGGGGCGTCGGCCGGCTGCTGCGCGACATCCTCACCGCCACCGACCTCCCCGTACGGCTCGTCGGCCACTCCTACGGCGCCCGGGTCCTGCTCTCCGCGCTGTGCGGACCGCCGTTGCCGCGCCCCGTCGATTCGGTGCTGCTCCTCCAAGGAGCCGTCTCCCGGATGTGCTTCGCCGCCGACGCGGACGGCACCGGACGCCCCGGCGGCTACCGGGCGGCCCTGGACCGGGACCGTACCGTGCAACCCGTCCTGACCACGTTCAGCAGTGCGGACCTGCCGCTGACCCGGCTCTTCCACTGGGCGGTACGACGCCCGGCCGACCTCGGCGAGGCCCGTATCGCCGGCGGTGACCACCCCGGCCCGGGCACCGACGAGTACGGCCCCGGCCCCGAGGACGTACGCCGCCGTGTGCCCAGCCGCTACGCCGCGCTCGGCGGCTACGGACCCGGCGGCTGCGGCGCCGAATGCCGGTGGCTGCGCGCCCAACTGCCCGATACGCGCTACGACCTCACCGACGAGACCGTACGCCTGCTCGCCCTGGACGCGTCCCAGGCCATCAAGGGACACGGCGACATCAGCAACCCCGCCACCTGGTGGGCGCTGAGCAACCAGATCACCGCCTCGGCGCCCGGACGGCGGCCATGACCAGCTCCTTGAGGGGACGCGGCGGGCCGCTGCCCCTGCGCATCAGACTGGAGCGCGAACGCGGCCCGGAAGGCGTCACCTCCTCCGTCACCTTCGAACTGGCCGCGGACGTCGGCGAACCGGTACAGGTCGCCGGCTGCTCCCCGCTCGTCCTGGGCCTGCCCCAGGACATAAGCGACCTGGAATGCCCGCCCCGGCGCTCGCCGCGGGTCTTCCTCGTACCGCAGCAGATCACCCGGGCCATCCACGAGGCGGCCCGCAAGATCGGGGACGGGCGGTGGGAAGCCCTCTGGCTGGAATTCCCGCGCCCCTCCGGCTGCCTGAGCATGCTGCCCTGGGAGCGGATGCTCCACTACGGCGACCACGGGCTGCCGATCGTACGGCGTCCGTACTCCCTCGTACGGCCGTGGACCCCGGAGGACTCCCTCGAAGTGGTGCTCTGCGCGAGCGTGCTGCCACCGCCGGCCAACCCCGCGTACGGAGAGCTGCCGCGCACCGCCTCGGGCGCCGCCTCAGAAGCCGTCGACACGATCCTGCACACGGTCCGTACGGTCATCGGCGAGGTCCGGCGCAGGACCCGGGTCCATGTCTTCGCCGCCCCCATGCTCCAGGACGCGCTGCGCCCGCACGCCGGACGGCACGCGGACCTGGAGCTGATCGTGCACGACCCGGCCACCGCGGCGGGAGCGGGCGGCCCCCAGGACCCCACCGACCCGGTGCACAACCCCTGGCTGCGCTGGATCCGCGGGGAACTGGGGCAGTGCGCCGCGGACGTGGTGCACGTCATCGGCGACGGAGCCCTGATGGGCGGCGAGGGCACGCTGATCCTCCAGCAGTTGACGGAGAACGGCGCGGACGGCTCCCACCACGGTCCGACGGCCGTCGGAGCGGCCGAACTGTCGACCTTCCTGATGCAGGTCGGGGCATGGTCGCTGGTGCTCAGCGGCACACCGGGCAACGTATCGGACTGCGGGCTGCGCGAACTCGCCGACAGCGTGGCACGCGTCCAGCCCGGCTCGATGCTCGTCCACGAGAGCGCCCACGACCCACGGCTGACGGCACTGGCCTCCGGCTACGCCTTCCTCTACCGCACCGAGGACACCCGGCCACCGGTCACCAACGCCCTGAGCACCTGGGCCTACCCGCTCACCCTGGACTACCACTTCAACAGCGGCGCCGAACCGGTCACCCTCAACGCGGCCCGGCTGCTGCTGGACGAGAAGGGCCACACGGCCATCTACGGGGACCGCATCGAGAACGTCATGGCGGCCGAGGCCACCCCGATGTGGCTCGCCGCCAGCATCCGCTACCTCGAACGCGTACAGGCGCAGTGGCTGCCGCCGCCCTCGGGCAACGACGACAAGTCCTGCCTGGCGCCCTGGCAGGACGCCAAGTACGCGCTGAACCAGGCGGTCTCCCTGCTCGAACGCGTCCTTTGGCCACAGGACCGCGGGCCGGGGGCGGGCGGTGGCGTGCCG
Encoded proteins:
- a CDS encoding alpha/beta hydrolase; its protein translation is MRPDADDGGQVTRGVGDVRVTRGSDAKGTPDAPDSYREHNEHREHNEHEESETRGKPDAYGDQYTPSAGRDTDIVPFGASGECRGPRTYEAVLDSLRRTDATDVLLFAHGWNNTYDKAIRWYGSFLAGVADTPGLRAHPIGVVWPSTALVLPGERGPAMAGWGAAREAAAPAGPGGAAVTEELDPRLRGRYEQLAGASRLGAEEAAEFARILAPLWGREVAAEDLLWRWRQTPDLLTDGADGADSADGEDDAGAVQGNQEPGREEERHGRVPGEFGFVGKWGGDPYPQEPDSAGALGWADPRLLIRLTTVLLMKDRAARVGARGVGRLLRDILTATDLPVRLVGHSYGARVLLSALCGPPLPRPVDSVLLLQGAVSRMCFAADADGTGRPGGYRAALDRDRTVQPVLTTFSSADLPLTRLFHWAVRRPADLGEARIAGGDHPGPGTDEYGPGPEDVRRRVPSRYAALGGYGPGGCGAECRWLRAQLPDTRYDLTDETVRLLALDASQAIKGHGDISNPATWWALSNQITASAPGRRP